Below is a window of Deltaproteobacteria bacterium DNA.
CCGCCGCCCGAGTAGCTGTGACCGCCCGAGTAGCTGTGACCGCCCGAGTAGCTGTGACCGCCCGAGTAGCTGTGACCGCCACCGGGCCGCGCGTGGGCGTCGGCCGGGGCGGCCCACCAGGCGGCGACGGCGGCCGCGATCGCCAGCCACGGCCACGGCCGCCAGAGTGCGCGCCGAATCGTCGCCCACGCGTTGCGCACCGCGCCGGCACGGCTCATGGCGCACACACCTCGTCGGGGAGTTCATTTTCGTCGTCGGCCGCGCGCGGCAACGCTCGCTCGCACACCGGGCCGAGCGCCTCGATCGCCCCCGCCAGGGCGACGGCGTTCATCGCGTCCGCCAGGGTGCGTTCGATCTCGGTCACGGTGCGTCGCCACGCGTCGGCATCCACGGCGTCGACGACGCCCGAGTCGGCGACGACCTCCACCATGCGCTCGAGCAGCGACGCGTAGACGAGCACGCCGGTGCGGTCTCGCGTGCGCCGGACCCCCTTGTCGAAGAAGGTCGCGCGCGCGGCTTGGGCGACGCGCTGTCGCCGGCGCGATCGCGGAGTGAGCCAGCGCCGACTTGCGGGGAGTTGCGTGTGCACGAGGCCGACCAGCGCGCCGGCGACCGCCGGGTCGATCAGGATCGACATGAGCGAAAAGTCGAACGGCGAAAACAGCATGAACGCGAGGGCCGCCCAGCCGGCGACGATCCCGGCGATCAGGTCCGCGTGCAGGTAGCTGCCCGAGTGGTGGCGGATCGCGATCACGACCTCGACGGCACTGCGGGCCTCGATGGCCTTGATGGCGGCGCGCAGCGCGCGATCCCCCGCTTCATCGACGAACGGCTTCACCGGCGCCTACTCCAGCTTCCAGCTAAAGTTGCCCGCCTCATCTTCTACGCGGATGACGAGCGAGCGCTCGTCTCCCTTGTGGTTTTCGATCTTGCAGCGGAACTCGCGCCCCGGGACGGCCACCCGGTGGCGGCGCCCGCAATCCACGAGCGCGCGCTTGCCGAAGCGGTCGTGGAACGCCTGCTCGATCGTGTCCTCGATCTTGGTGCTGCTGATCGTTCCTTCGTCCACGTACCAGCGCAGGTCGTCGCAGTCATCGGATTGCTGGGTGACGCGCACGTCGATCTCGCCGCCTTCAGCCCGCACGGTGCAATGGAAGGCTTTGTTCTTCCTGCATTCGATCGCCTCCGGGCACGACACGTCGTCCGCTTCGATCCCCTTTTGATCGAACAATTCTTCGCGGATCGTCGCTTCGAGCGCGTCCGAGTCGACGGTTGCGGTGCAGGCGGCGGCCGCCGCGGCCACGACCAGCCAGGCGTGTCGCATGGCCGCAACTGTAGCAGCGGCGGGCGGCGCATTCACGCTGGTGCGCTCCGCGTGCCGGCGGTACAGTCGCGCCGATGCAAACGCGGAGGCTTGGCTCGACCGCGGCGGCCGCGCTCGCGTGGCTCGTGGCGTGCGACGGAGGCGGCGGTGCGGCGGGAGACGGCGGCCCGGGACGGCCTGCCGACGGCGGCGCGCGCGCGTCGGACGCGTCCGCGGGCGACGCGGGCGGTGCGGCGGCCGATGCGCGACCGGTCGCGCGCTGCGATGCGCCGCGCGGCGAACCCGGCGACGACGTGTGGACGATTGACACGGCGGACGGGCCGCGGACGGCGCGCGTACACGTGCCGCCGGGATACGATCCGCGGGCGCGCACGCCGGTCGTGCTGAACTTCCACGGCTACACGTCCACCGCGCAGCAGCAGGAGTGGTTCTCCGGCCTGCCGGCCAAGGCGGATGCGGCCGGCTTCATCGCCGTCCACCCGCAGGGCGTCGGCAACAGCTGGAACGGCGGCGTCGGCTGCTGCGGGGACGCGCTCGCGATGGACATCGACGACGTCGGCTTCGTGCGCGCGCTGATCGACGAACTCGAGGCGCGGCTGTGCGTCGACCCGCACCGAATCTACGCGACGGGGATGTCCAACGGCGGCTATCTGTCGCACCGGCTCGGCTGCGACCTGTCGGATCGGATTGCGGCAATCGCGCCGGTCGCCGGCTTGCAGACGAGCCCGGGCTGCGCGCCGTCGCGGCCGGTATCGGTGATCCATTTTCACGGCACGGCCGACACGCTCGTGCCCTACGACCAGGTCGCCGCGACGATCGCCGGGTGGGTGGACCGCAACGGCTGCGCCGGCACGTCCACGGTGACGTATGCCAACGGCGATTCGACGTGCGAGACCTGGTCCGGGTGCGACCAGGGGGTGGAGGTCGTGTTGTGCACGGTCGACGGCGGAGGTCACACCTGGCCCGGCGGCGCCCAGGTGCCCGGGCTGGGCAAGACGACGACCGACCTGAACGCGAACGACGCGATGTGGGCGCTGTTCGAACGCCACGCGCTGCCGTGACGGCGATCGCGCGCGGCGCGGGTCATTGCGCGGCGGACCGCTGCAGCGACTCGTAGACGGTCGCGATCCAGCGGTCGGTGGGGACGAACCCCTGCCCCCAGGACGCCCACTTGGGATCGAGCACGATCTGATCCGGGCGCTTGCCCTGCTGCATCTGTGCGCGGATGGCCGCCGTCGTGGCGACCAACATGGCGTGGAACGCCCGCAGACCGGCGACGTCGGATAGCGGGCCGTGGCCGGGAATGACCTTCGCGTCCGGTGGCAGCATCTCGATCACCTTGGCGACGTTGGCGGTGTACTGCACGACGTCGCCGCCGGCGGCCAGATCGATGAACGGAAACCGCCCGTTGAAGTAGTGGTCGCCCATGTGGATGACGTGCGAGCCGGTGAAATAGACGATGCTGTCGCCGTCGGTGTGGCCGTGCGGCAGATGGATGACGCGGATCGGCTCCCCGTTGAAGTGCAGCGTGACCGACTCGGCGAACGTCACGACCGGCAACCCTTCCGGGGCCATGGCCGGCTGCACCGCGTCGCCGCGCGGCTGCGGCGCCGCCAGCCGCTTGCGCACGTTGTCGTGCGCGACGATCAGTGCCCGCTTGCCGAAGATCGGGTTGCCGCCGGTGTGGTCGCCGTGAAAGTGCGTGTTGACCAGCAGCCGCAGCGGCCCGTCGCCGAGGCGGTCGATCGCCTGCTCGATCGCCGGCGCGAGCGGAGCAAACTGGTCGTCGATCATCAGCTTGCCGTCGGCGCCGACCGACACGCCGATGTTGCCGCCGCGTCCCTCGATCATGTGCACGGGACCGGCGACGTGCGTGACGGTAATCGCGGGCGCGTCGGCGGACGCGCCCACGCGTGGCGCTGGCGCGGGATCGTCGGCCGCGGGCGCGCGCGGCGAATGAGTACACGCGAGCAGTGACGCGCCGGCGCAGGCGATCAACCGGATCATGCGTCCCGCGTACCGCGGACGCGCCGTTCCGTCAAACGATTCGTCCACATCGGCGCCGCGGTCAGCGACCGGATGCTGGAGCCGGCACGGCGCGCAAGGTGTGGTCGATCGCATCGAGCAATTCGTCCACGCGAAACGGCTTGGCGAGTGCCATGGTGAAGCCGTGGTCGGCGACGTCGTCGGCGGCGTAGCCGGTCATGGCGATCGCGCGCAGGTCGGGGGCGCGGCGGCGCAGTTCGGCGAGCGCGGCCGCGCCGCCCATGCCCCCCGGCACCGTGAGGTCGAGCAGCGCCACGTCGAACGGCTCGCCGCGAGCCGCCGCCGCGTCGAACTCGCGGATGGCGGCGGCGCCGTCCGCAACGTGGACGACGCTATAGCCCTCGGTGCGCAAAAACTCCGCGACGGCGCGCGCGAGCGCCGGTTCGTCCTCGAGCATCAGCACGCGCGCCTTCAGCGGCGGCGATTCCTCGACCCGCTCGTCGGCGCCCGCGATCGCCGGTAGCGTGACGACGAACGACGAGCCGGCGCCGGGCGACGACTTGACCGCGATGTCGCCGCCGTGCTGCACGACGATGGCGCGCGTGATCGCGAGCCCGAGCCCGCGTCCGTCGGCCTTGGTCGACACGTAGGGTTCGAACGCGCGGGCGGCGAGGTCCGGCGGCATGCCTGGACCGCGATCCGTCACCGTGACTTCGACGTAGCGGCCGGGGGGCAGTGAACCGCGCGCGCGGTCGACAACGACGTTCCGTGCCGTTACGGTCACGCGTGCGTCCGGCGGGGACACCTCGATCGCGTTGAGCACGAGGTTGGTGAGCACCTGTCCCATCTGGCCCGGGTCGACCCGGGCGCGCCACAGGTCGGGGGCGACGTCCACCGCCACGGCGGCGGACGAGCCGCGGGCGGCGAACTCGCAGTGATCGCGGATCAAGGGCCCGAGGTCGACGACGTCGCGTTGCACCGCGTCGCTGCGCGCGAAGCGC
It encodes the following:
- a CDS encoding DUF4333 domain-containing protein translates to MRHAWLVVAAAAAACTATVDSDALEATIREELFDQKGIEADDVSCPEAIECRKNKAFHCTVRAEGGEIDVRVTQQSDDCDDLRWYVDEGTISSTKIEDTIEQAFHDRFGKRALVDCGRRHRVAVPGREFRCKIENHKGDERSLVIRVEDEAGNFSWKLE
- a CDS encoding MBL fold metallo-hydrolase translates to MRSTTPCAPCRLQHPVADRGADVDESFDGTARPRYAGRMIRLIACAGASLLACTHSPRAPAADDPAPAPRVGASADAPAITVTHVAGPVHMIEGRGGNIGVSVGADGKLMIDDQFAPLAPAIEQAIDRLGDGPLRLLVNTHFHGDHTGGNPIFGKRALIVAHDNVRKRLAAPQPRGDAVQPAMAPEGLPVVTFAESVTLHFNGEPIRVIHLPHGHTDGDSIVYFTGSHVIHMGDHYFNGRFPFIDLAAGGDVVQYTANVAKVIEMLPPDAKVIPGHGPLSDVAGLRAFHAMLVATTAAIRAQMQQGKRPDQIVLDPKWASWGQGFVPTDRWIATVYESLQRSAAQ